The Vibrio sp. 10N DNA window CATGGCGTCAAAAAGAGCAGTTCTCAGACGGCGTAGGCTACAGCTGGATTGATACCCTAAAAGAAGTGGCAGAAGCTAAGATCACTGATCAGCAAATGGAAACGGCAGCATTCCGCTTCCCATACAACACGCCAACGACCAAAGAAGGTTACGCATACCGTGAGATCTTCGAAGAACTGTTCCCGTTAGAGTCAGCGGCGAAATGTGTTCCTGGCGGTCCATCAGTGGCATGTTCTTCTGCAAAAGCCATTGAGTGGGATGAGTCGTTCCAAAACTGTGTGGACCCATCGGGTCGTGCGGTACAAACCGTCCATAACGACGCTTACTAGTCGTTATAGATACAAAAAAACCAGCTTCGGCTGGTTTTTTTGTTTTTAAACTTATCCTGTTCTGAAGTTTAACCTGGATGACCATCGACCCGAGGCGTAATGAGCATTTTTCCAAAATGGAACACGTACATTGCAAACGCCAGAGTCCACAAAGCGGCACTCACATCCACCAAAATGAACATATACTGCGGCCAAATCGCGACGCCCACACTGCGTATTAAAGCTGCCACAATGATGGCAATAAAGGCCACAGACATCTTTGGACCTTTATAAATGGCACGTCCCGTATGCCCCATTGTCACACGGCTTATCATCGCGAGCACCAAACCACCGAGCGCCCCTACCGCAAACAGGTGCAACATCGCATGAGAAGCAAAAGCATCTGAGAGTAAGCCGCGACTCAGCAAGCTTAGTGGTAAACAAAGATAAGTGAGCATCAATGACCATACCAAAGGCTCTGACAGGGTTAGCCAAGGTTTCCAACGCCCCCAGCGCACCAATTGCACTAGACCTGCAAATATCATCAACGGCTGGCTAAGTTCAGCAAAAACCATTGGAAAGAAACTCAGTATAAACAACGCCATTAAAGGAGCTGTCGCCAACCATTCGAGCCAAGTGATCGGCTGCGGTTTATCATATTGAAAGCGACGCGCAGCAAAAAATGGGATAACCCGTCCTCCCATGATAGACAGCAGTAGGGTGAACCACCACAGCATAGCTTGCCAAACTGCAGCAGCGCTAAACGGAGGCATTCCTTTTATCGCCGCGTAACTAGCAAAGTTGGCAAAAATAGCCAGTAGAAAAAGCGGTACAAAAAATAGGTTGCGCCACCCTTTCGAACGGTAGACTCTAAACCCAACCTCGTAGGCCGCTAAGGCAATAAATAACGACTCAATCGATGAAATTAACCACAGGGGTGCTGGCGTCCAAAACAGCACTCTGGTGACCGTCCAAAGCCCCACCAAAATCAATAACCGATAATGCTTAGTTCCATTTACCCCGGTCCAAGTTTGTACGGCCGTTAATACAAAGCCGACAACGATAGCCATCGCAAAACCAAAAATCATTTCATGGGCATGCCACCACAATGCGGGTACCGCTAATGTACTCGGTTGCCCATGTTGAAACATGATCACCCATGCAACGACGGCAACAATCGCGTACACACTCCCAAACAAGAAAAACGGGCGAAACCCTAAGCGTAGCCATGCTGGAATGGCCTCTTCAGCCTTTTTGTCGACGATGTTAATCATACTCAATCACTCAATTTAACTTTTACAATTCGATACTGCATAAAGCATACCAACAAGAAAATTCCTATTTTTCAAGGTTATATCGACTAGTTACATAAAACAAAGTCAAAATGACCCAACTAAAAATCATGTCAAAATGACTCCGGTCAGGCTAATTGACTACTTTAATGCCACGTTAATGATGCTGTGACTTCCCTGCTACTCTGCAAGGAGTACGCCCTGGTCCACAGACAAACATGTCAATCTGACTGTCCATCCTCATTATTGTGTTGTGTTTATAGCCATTGAGAGTAAACTTGCCGCCCATTTACCCAAAAACCACAACAACTCTAGGTGAAAACAATGTCGAACCGTGCTTCAGCGCTGAGTAATAGAATGAACATCGTTGCGCTGACGTGGCCTATTTTTATCGAGGTTTTACTACGTACTGCGCTCAATACGACCGACGTATTTATGCTCAGTGGCTACTCAGACCAAGCCGTGTCCGCTGTTGGGGTCATTACCCAGATCAGCTTTTTCCTTATCGTTGTCTCCATGATGGTCAGCAGTGGCACAGGGATCTTGATCGCTCAGTACAATGGTGCGTCCAAGTTTGCGGAATCAGCACAAACGGGCGTTGCCAGTATCTTACTCGCACTTATTGTCGGTGTTGGACTTAGCTTAGCACTCTTTGTTGGTGCAGAGCACTTCATCGCCATGTTTGGCCTGGAAGCGCAGGTGGCCGCCTTTGGTTATGACTATTTGATTATTAGTGGTTCAATGACCTTCAACGTCACATTAGGCATTGTGCTCACCACCATTCTTCGCAGCCATGGCTATTCTCGTTCACCGATGATGATCAACCTGATCGCTGGAGTGATTAATATTGCCGGCAACTACATTGCGCTGTATCAGCCTTTTGGACTACCAGTATTTGGTGTTAGTGGTGTTGCCACCGCAACCGTGGTGAGCCAGGTCATTGGAACTCTACTAATGATTGGCATGGTACGAGCGAAAAAAATCGAGCTACCATTTGCCACCTGGCGCGATATTCCTAGCGCGCTGTACAAGAAGATCATGAAAATTGGCGTGATGAATGCCGGCGAAGTGCTGTCATACAATATGGCGCAAATGACGATTGTATATTTTGTGGTGCAAATGGGTACAGCCTCGCTGGCCGCATTTACTTACGCACAGAACATCACCCGAGTCTCGTTCGCGTTTGCCCTCGCACTAGGTCAAGCTGGGCAAATTCAGACCAGTTACTTTATTGGTAAAGGGTGGGTAGATGACATTCTCGAGCGGGTACAGAAATACTACCTAGTCGGTCTTGTAGCCTCGACGGGCATTGTGGTTAGTTTGTTTATTTTCCGCTACCCACTGATCGATCTCTTTACTCAAGATCCAGAAATCGTCACCTTGGTAGCCTTGCTTATTGGCGGCTCTATTTTTGTTGAGTCGGGCCGTGTTTCTAACCTGATTTTTATTGCAGCACTAAAAGGAGCTGGCGATATTAAGTTTCCAGTACAAATGGGGATCTTAAGTATGTGGGGCATCGCAGTTCTGTTTGCTTACTTACTTGGACTTCATTGGGGCTACGGCATACTCGGTGCCTGGATTGCCATTGGTATGGATGAATGGCTACGCGGCATCGTCATGATCCGTCGCTGGCGCTCAAAGGTTTGGACACGCTTTGCACTTACCTAACCTGCCTTCTCCGCTGCTAAGCTCGGGCAATTAATTGCTCGAGCTACAATGTACTGTCTCGTATCGACAGTAATATCGCTTCATACAGCGCCTCTTTGAGCCATTTCGCCTTATCGTTAAGCTGTGACTGCTTACGCCAGATGAGAGAAATATCAAAATCAGCGACTGGAACTGGCGGGGGCACAGCAGTGAGGTGCGACTGCATTAAGCTAATTTGTGCCATTTTTTCTGGCACAATCGCAAACATCGCCCGCCCACTGACAAGTCTGCCAATGGTAAGGAAGTTTCGAGACACCGCGGTCACCGCACGAGTAAGACCAACCGCGTCCAAGTGCTTATCAACGTTACTGGTAAAAGCGCCTTCTGGACTCACCAAACAATGCGGTAAAGATACAAATGTCTCAATATCTACTTGCTCAATATTGACCTTAGAGTGGTCGTAAATACAGACATGCTTCTCGGTATACAATTTTTGACTTGCAAACGATTCATCAAGGTCAGGAATGCTACCGATGATCATGTCTAGACCTTCCTGCTCGCTGAGGTGCTTATAGCTGTTTCGGTTCACATTGACGAAACTGACTCGAGAATGGGGAGCATCGGATAAAATGGCGTCGTAAATCACCGGTCCGAAAATGAACTCAGCATAATCGGTCAAACCAATTTTGCAGACCCCTCGGTATTCATTGGGATCAAACTCGCTGCTCGGTAGCACCTTATGCTCAACCAAATTAAGGATTTCTTCCACAGCAGGAAACAGCTCACTCGCTCGCTCTGTTGGCACCATTTGATGCCCCTTACGTTCAAACAACCTGTCACCACACAGCTCACGCAGTTTAGCAAGACTGTGGCTCATCGCTGATTGGCTAACAAAGCACTTTTGTGCTGCCAATGACACGCTGCGTGTCTGATACAGCCGGTGAAAAACAATCAGTAGATTGAGGTCTATACGTTTCCAGTCGAGTTTTTCTTGTCCCATTTCATTCATAGTAGATATCAAAACTATCGATTTGAATCATTATATGTCAGGTTCTACTATCGGTACCAACTGAAAATTTCATTATCAATTGGGTTTTATCGTGTCGACTCAACACACTCCGGCGCAAGACGGCGCAAAGCATGAGCCGCAATCATCACTGTTTGCTATCTTCAAAATCTTTTTCGGCCTTGGCTGGGTAAGCTTTGGTGGACCTGCGGCACATATTGGCTACTTTCGTAATACCTTCGTTGAAAAACTGGGCTGGCTTCGAGATGAGGAGTACGCTCAAATCGTCGCACTCAGTCAATTTCTTCCCGGGCCAGGTTCGAGTCAAGTGGGCTTTGCCGTAGGTTACCAACGCGCTGGGGTAGGCGGCGGTATCATGGCATTTTTGGGCTTCACCTTACCGTCGGTTATACTCATGTTGCTGCTTGCCATACTCAGCAGCCAGCTGACCGATTCCAGCTATTTTCAAAACGTCGTTCACGGCTTAAAGCTGTTAGCCGTTCTCGTCGTTGCCGATGCGGCTTGGGGAATGTACAAAAATTTCTGTAAATCACCACTTACCGTAGGCTTATGTATTGGCACAGCCATTGCCTTATTGTTATTTCAAACTGTGGCAAGCCAAGTCCTAGTCCTGCTTATTGCCGCTCTGATTGGTGTGCGCTATTTAGCGAATGACAAACCTGCTGCAAACTCGGCAGCGCCATCGTTTTCATGGTTGCCTCTGGCAAGTTTCTTTATTTTGCTGCTTGCCCTGCCACTCCTTGGCGTGTACTCACCATCGATTCAGCTGTTTTCTGACTTCTATCAGGCTGGTAGCTTAGTATTTGGTGGGGGCCATGTGGTTCTACCGTTATTGCAGAACATAGTTGGCGACCAACTGAGTCAGGATGCGTTCCTAACTGGTTATGCAGCCGCACAAGCCGTGCCAGGGCCTATGTTTACCTTCGCCACATACATCGGTTATGAACTCATGCCGTCCGCCCCTTTCCTTGGCGCGATCATTGCCACTCTTGGTGTCTTTGTTCCAGGCTTTTTACTGCTGGTTGGCGTACTAAAAAACTGGCAACAACTGGCAAGTATTCCTTCAGTATCAGGAGCGCTTGTTGGTGTGAATGCCGCGGTAGTGGGCCTACTACTGTCTGCACTCTATCAACCGGTCTTTATCAGCGCTGTCGTAACCCCTCTCGACCTCTGTTGGGTATTGCTTGGGGCGTTTCTAATGAAGCAATTCAAGCTGCCGATTGTTTGGATGGTGATCTACTTTGCGCTCGCCGGTTCGATCGCACCTTTCGTTGCAAACTTAATCTAAATCAAAGTTATAGCGGATTTATACTGGGTTGACTCGCAACATTTCATACCCGTTTCTACACTATTTATTGGGGGCAACTGCCCCCAATAAGGACACATGTACAACCAATCAAAGGCTCAACTAAACCAGCAATACCATTAATGACTCGATTCACCTAACCCATGCACGCTCAATCAGAGTAACCTCAACTCGAAAGACATCCATGACACAGGTGATGACTAGGAGGTGAGTTATGGATAGTAAACAACTTGGGTTTTCTCAGCATGACGTCTCTCATGCCGACACTGTTGGTGAAGCGCTCAAACGCACCCATCGCTCTATCCAACAGCAGGCTCCTGAAATAGTGCGGTTAGCTTTTGCCAGCTATGACGCCTCATACGGCACACTTAGAACCTTTGCTCACAGCACTGTGATTGGTCGCCCTTTACGACACTACAGTGCGCCAATTAATGCTGATTCCAGCCTAGGTAAGAGTATCGCTCGTCAGACGTCTCGGGTGCTCAATGACATTCCATCACAAGTCACCGACACCAATGGCCACTCACATTGGTTACTCGAGCAGGGTTATCAAGCATCACTATCACAACCGGTTTATGATAATGACCAGTTCCTCGGGGTGCTGTTTTTCGATGCCTCACAGCCGCACTACTTTGATTCCGTAAGCCAGGAAGCATTAATCGACTATTCCGCCCCTTTGATGACAACGATTACTACTCAGCGTCGCTGTATCAATGCAATGTCGGACCTTGGTCATTCACTGCGACACACCAGTTTTGAACACCCAGATGAAAGCCAGGATCACGCCTATCGAGTGGGCCAATTCGCTCAGCTCATTGGCCAGCACCTTGCGGAGTTGTATCAGTTAGATGACGAAACGCTGGATCACATCGTACAGTTTGCCCAATTGCATGATATTGGTAAGTATTCAGTGTTAGGGTCAACCCAACAGAGTTTGTGGTTAGAAGACTGGGGGAATCACTTACAACTGACCGCTCAAATCCAGCACGGTTTAAATCTGGTGAATGATCTGGCTCGACAAGTCCACCAGCAGCAACACACTTGTCTACAATTGCTGCGCGACATCATTCAATATCATCACGAGTATTTGGATGGAAGTGGTGCACCCAATGGCTTGAGCCACGCACAGATCCCCGTGTCAGCTCGCATTGTTACGGTTGCTAACATTTTTGATGCCCTTACAAGTCACCGCTACTACAGCGAATCTTGGTCATTGACCCACGCGCTGCTTGAACTCGAAAAAATGGTCGCTACGGGTAAGATTGATGGCAACTGCGTGCAAGCGCTTCGCGCCCAGCAAGACTCGGTGAGACAAGTGATGCAGTCTGTTCACTTGCCAAGAATGTAGTATTCGGTTGGACAGCAGTCACAACCTTACCAGCAAGAGCACCTTATTTATGGTTTTGCCCTTAGAACTGAGTTTTTACTCAAATTCTGTGCTAGGGGCCTCATTTATCAGCCACTCCCTTCTTGCAGTCCCTCATCACAGTGACTAGTATTGTATTGTTAACAATCAATTAACATAACTACAACTATAAAATTTATCGTTCTACACGAAAACGGAGTTCAAGAATGATACTGCCTAATAATGAAACGACTACTTCTAGCTGTACGCTACCGCCGCCCAATGAAATGATCCTAAAGTGGGCGCATGAAAAACCAAACGAAGTTTATCTCAAACAGATCATCAATCGTCAGTTCGTCGAATTTACTTATGCTGATGTTGCCGATAAAGCGCTAAGACTCGTCAGCGCACTACGATCACTTGGGGTGCAACCTGGTGATAAAGTGGCACTGATATCAAAAAACTGTGCCGAATGGTTTATCTGTGATTTGGCCATGATGCTTGGCGATTATGTTAGCGTGCCAATTTTCCCTACGGCTGGCCCGGATACTATTGAGTACTGCTTAACACACAGTGAGAGTAAAGTGCTTATCGCCGGCAAGCTTGATGACCCAACAGCAACCAGTGAAGTCATCAGTGGAATGGATTCGCTCATCACCATTTCACTGCCTTACGATACAGCCCCAAGCTGCCAGCATAGCTTTACACAGCTTGTCGCCGACCATCAGCCAAGTGAAGAGCGCCCAGTGCACTATGATGACAAACTAATGTCTTTGGTTTATACCTCTGGCACATCTGGTCTGCCAAAAGGGGCAATGCTCACATATGGCGCGTTCAACTGGTCAGTACAAAGATTGATTGATCACATCGGCATCGAAGCTAACGACCGTTTGTTCTCATACTTGCCATTGGCTCACATTACAGAACGTGTCTATATCTTCGGCTCATCGGTCATCGGTGGAGTGCCAACTGCATTCCCAGAATCGCTCGATACCTTTATCGAAGACGTGAAGATGCAGCGCCCAACGTTATTTATCTCGGTTCCACGACTGTGGAACTTATTCCAACAACGAATCCAAGACAAGCTGCCACAGAAAAAGCTCAACATCTTACTGAAGATCCCATTTGTAAACTCACTCATCAAGAAAAAGCTCGCCGATGGCCTAGGTTTAGACCAAGCCCGCGTACTTGGCTGTGGCTCAGCACCAGTTTCGCCTGCTCTGCTTGAGTGGTATCACAGTGTCGGCCTTAACATTACTGAAGCTTGGGGGATGACTGAATCGTTCGCCTACAGCACGATTAACCATCCATTCAGAGCCGACAAAATAGGTAGCGTGGGTAATGCAGGCCCTGGGATTGAGCTGAAAATTGCCGATGATGATGAGATCATGGTGCGCAGTCAGGGTATGTTCTCCGGCTATTACAAAAATGACATTGCCACTCAAGAATCATTCGACAGTGACGGCTGGCTGCATACCGGTGATATCGGAGTCATCGATAGCGAAGGCTACTTAACCATTCGTGGTCGTAAGAAAGATACCTTTAAAACAGCAAAAGGTAAGTTTGTCGCGCCAGTACCGATTGAAAATAAACTCGCAGAATACAGTCGTGTCGAAATGATGTGTCTAATTGGACTTGGCCTACCTGCGCCTATCTTGCTGGTTGTCCCGCATGATTTCCCTAATTTTGATCGTGAGCGTTATGCACGCACCGCGGAGCGGGTCGTCAAGCGTATAAACCAAGAGCTTGAGTCCCATGCCCAGATCAAAGGCGTATTAATGGTTAAAGAGCCGTGGACCATTGAAAATGGCTTGCTAACTCCGACGCTGAAAATCAAGCGCCACCTTCTCGAGCAGAAGTACCACGAAGTCGGTCAGAACTGGCCAAAAGGTCAACTGGTGGTATGGGAAGAGTAATGACTCTTTAATCCAAAATAGGCGACCTCAGGGTCGCCTATTTTATTTCCAGAAAGGTCTACGACTCTCTTGTCCCGCCTCATAGGGGCTGATGCCGATATCATCAAGCAATCGGTCTGACATCTCTGCAAGTGCTTTTCGAGTTTTGTAGTTCCGATACCAAACGCTAACTACAGTTAAGATATTCTTTCTCAGTTGAAATCCATCACTTCGTTGCTCTGCACATTCGAGCTTCGTAATTGTTCTATCCATTGGTTTTCCCTCCATCTTTTCGTATAATTTTTGTGCACACAGAGAAAACTGACAAACGATCTATCCTGTCATTGAGTTAAGGAAAACTTAAGTGAAAGATAAACTGCCTCCACTTCAAGGGCTGTATTATTTCTATCAAGCCGCAAAGCTTGGCAGCTTTAAGGATGCAGCTGCAACGCTTTATGTTTCAGCTGCGGCAATCAGCCAACAGATACGCCAGCTAGAAGAGCAGCTTGGTTGTGAGCTGTTTTATCGACAACACAGAAAAGTCATGCTTACTGCCGAGGGCCATTCGCTTTTTAAGGAATTGAGTCAGGGGTTTGAACATATTCTTCGCGGCGTTCAGAGCGTTCATAACGATTCAGAGCCGAACCGACTCTCAATCTCCACCCTCCCCTCGTTTGCTCAGCATTGGTTAGTGCCTAGAATTCAGAGTTTTCGTGAGCAGTACCCAGAGCTTAGTTTACTGCTCGAACCCAATAATAAACTGGTGACGTTCCAAGATGACTCGGTGGATATCTGTATTCGCTACGGTGAGGGGCAATACCCTGATGTCG harbors:
- a CDS encoding LysR family transcriptional regulator produces the protein MNEMGQEKLDWKRIDLNLLIVFHRLYQTRSVSLAAQKCFVSQSAMSHSLAKLRELCGDRLFERKGHQMVPTERASELFPAVEEILNLVEHKVLPSSEFDPNEYRGVCKIGLTDYAEFIFGPVIYDAILSDAPHSRVSFVNVNRNSYKHLSEQEGLDMIIGSIPDLDESFASQKLYTEKHVCIYDHSKVNIEQVDIETFVSLPHCLVSPEGAFTSNVDKHLDAVGLTRAVTAVSRNFLTIGRLVSGRAMFAIVPEKMAQISLMQSHLTAVPPPVPVADFDISLIWRKQSQLNDKAKWLKEALYEAILLSIRDSTL
- the chrA gene encoding chromate efflux transporter, with the translated sequence MFAIFKIFFGLGWVSFGGPAAHIGYFRNTFVEKLGWLRDEEYAQIVALSQFLPGPGSSQVGFAVGYQRAGVGGGIMAFLGFTLPSVILMLLLAILSSQLTDSSYFQNVVHGLKLLAVLVVADAAWGMYKNFCKSPLTVGLCIGTAIALLLFQTVASQVLVLLIAALIGVRYLANDKPAANSAAPSFSWLPLASFFILLLALPLLGVYSPSIQLFSDFYQAGSLVFGGGHVVLPLLQNIVGDQLSQDAFLTGYAAAQAVPGPMFTFATYIGYELMPSAPFLGAIIATLGVFVPGFLLLVGVLKNWQQLASIPSVSGALVGVNAAVVGLLLSALYQPVFISAVVTPLDLCWVLLGAFLMKQFKLPIVWMVIYFALAGSIAPFVANLI
- a CDS encoding MATE family efflux transporter, which gives rise to MSNRASALSNRMNIVALTWPIFIEVLLRTALNTTDVFMLSGYSDQAVSAVGVITQISFFLIVVSMMVSSGTGILIAQYNGASKFAESAQTGVASILLALIVGVGLSLALFVGAEHFIAMFGLEAQVAAFGYDYLIISGSMTFNVTLGIVLTTILRSHGYSRSPMMINLIAGVINIAGNYIALYQPFGLPVFGVSGVATATVVSQVIGTLLMIGMVRAKKIELPFATWRDIPSALYKKIMKIGVMNAGEVLSYNMAQMTIVYFVVQMGTASLAAFTYAQNITRVSFAFALALGQAGQIQTSYFIGKGWVDDILERVQKYYLVGLVASTGIVVSLFIFRYPLIDLFTQDPEIVTLVALLIGGSIFVESGRVSNLIFIAALKGAGDIKFPVQMGILSMWGIAVLFAYLLGLHWGYGILGAWIAIGMDEWLRGIVMIRRWRSKVWTRFALT
- a CDS encoding DUF1127 domain-containing protein, whose amino-acid sequence is MDRTITKLECAEQRSDGFQLRKNILTVVSVWYRNYKTRKALAEMSDRLLDDIGISPYEAGQESRRPFWK
- a CDS encoding HD-GYP domain-containing protein — translated: MDSKQLGFSQHDVSHADTVGEALKRTHRSIQQQAPEIVRLAFASYDASYGTLRTFAHSTVIGRPLRHYSAPINADSSLGKSIARQTSRVLNDIPSQVTDTNGHSHWLLEQGYQASLSQPVYDNDQFLGVLFFDASQPHYFDSVSQEALIDYSAPLMTTITTQRRCINAMSDLGHSLRHTSFEHPDESQDHAYRVGQFAQLIGQHLAELYQLDDETLDHIVQFAQLHDIGKYSVLGSTQQSLWLEDWGNHLQLTAQIQHGLNLVNDLARQVHQQQHTCLQLLRDIIQYHHEYLDGSGAPNGLSHAQIPVSARIVTVANIFDALTSHRYYSESWSLTHALLELEKMVATGKIDGNCVQALRAQQDSVRQVMQSVHLPRM
- a CDS encoding AMP-binding protein, whose protein sequence is MILPNNETTTSSCTLPPPNEMILKWAHEKPNEVYLKQIINRQFVEFTYADVADKALRLVSALRSLGVQPGDKVALISKNCAEWFICDLAMMLGDYVSVPIFPTAGPDTIEYCLTHSESKVLIAGKLDDPTATSEVISGMDSLITISLPYDTAPSCQHSFTQLVADHQPSEERPVHYDDKLMSLVYTSGTSGLPKGAMLTYGAFNWSVQRLIDHIGIEANDRLFSYLPLAHITERVYIFGSSVIGGVPTAFPESLDTFIEDVKMQRPTLFISVPRLWNLFQQRIQDKLPQKKLNILLKIPFVNSLIKKKLADGLGLDQARVLGCGSAPVSPALLEWYHSVGLNITEAWGMTESFAYSTINHPFRADKIGSVGNAGPGIELKIADDDEIMVRSQGMFSGYYKNDIATQESFDSDGWLHTGDIGVIDSEGYLTIRGRKKDTFKTAKGKFVAPVPIENKLAEYSRVEMMCLIGLGLPAPILLVVPHDFPNFDRERYARTAERVVKRINQELESHAQIKGVLMVKEPWTIENGLLTPTLKIKRHLLEQKYHEVGQNWPKGQLVVWEE
- a CDS encoding NnrS family protein → MINIVDKKAEEAIPAWLRLGFRPFFLFGSVYAIVAVVAWVIMFQHGQPSTLAVPALWWHAHEMIFGFAMAIVVGFVLTAVQTWTGVNGTKHYRLLILVGLWTVTRVLFWTPAPLWLISSIESLFIALAAYEVGFRVYRSKGWRNLFFVPLFLLAIFANFASYAAIKGMPPFSAAAVWQAMLWWFTLLLSIMGGRVIPFFAARRFQYDKPQPITWLEWLATAPLMALFILSFFPMVFAELSQPLMIFAGLVQLVRWGRWKPWLTLSEPLVWSLMLTYLCLPLSLLSRGLLSDAFASHAMLHLFAVGALGGLVLAMISRVTMGHTGRAIYKGPKMSVAFIAIIVAALIRSVGVAIWPQYMFILVDVSAALWTLAFAMYVFHFGKMLITPRVDGHPG